The sequence CATCATGTTGGCGGTGCCGCCGAGAAGCGAGGGCGTGACGAAATAGCCGAGCGACATGACGAAGACCATCAGGGCGCCGGCCGCCATGCCGGGCATCGCCAGCGGCAGCAGGACCCGCGTCAGGCACTGCCAGCGATTGGCGCCGCAAAGGGCGGCCGCCTGCAGGGTCGACGGGTCGATCTTCTTGATCACGCCGTAGAGCGGCAGGATGATGAACGGCAGCATGATATAGGTCATGCCGATCGTCACGCCGGTCAGATTGTTGACGAGCGCCAGCGGCTGGTCGATCAGACCCATCCCCATCAGCATCTTGTTGATGAGCCCGGTGCGCTGCAGGAGCACCATCCAGGCATAGGTGCGGGCCAAGAGGTTGGTCCACATCGACAGGAGCAGGATCGCGAAGATCACCGAGGTCAGCCGGCCGGGCATGATCGCCAGCGCCCAGGCGACGGGAAAGCCGATCGCGAGCGAAATCACCGTGACGAGACCGGAGACGATGAAGGTGTTGGCGAAAATCTTGAGATAGGTCGAAGAGCCGATCAGCTGCGCATAGTTTCCCAGACCCGGCACGGGTTCCAATACGCTTCGCAGCAGCAGGATCGCCACCGGCACGACGAAAAAAATCCCGACGAAGGCAAGAGCCGGAACGACCCCGCTGAAACCTGTTGGCCTGCGTATCTTCGGCAAGGGCGCAACTACGCCGGAGGCATCGCTAAACGTCGACATGACAGTCCTTCCCACCCGTCAATTTCCGCGGGCGCATAGGTGCAACCGATTTCGCACTGGCGCTGCGGGGGCACGGCGCCCTTCGCCGTGCCCGTTGATCTCAAATTTCGGCTTATTTGGCCTGCCAAGCGTACCACTTCTCGCCGATGGCATCGCGATTATCGGCCCAGTAGCCCATATCGGCATTGACCTGGCTTGCGGTCTGCTGGTCCGGCAGGGTCTTGGCCGTTTCCGGGTCCATCAGCTTGGCCGAGTCGACATTGATCGGCGCATATCCGGTGGTCTTTGCCAGGGCGGCCTGCGGTTCGGCCGAGGTCGCCAGTGCAATGAACTTCATCGCAGCTTCGACATTCGGCGAGCCCTTCGGCACGACGAGCGCATCGGCAGCGGTGATGTTCTGTTCCCAGGAGGTTTCCACCTTGATGCCGGTCGCGGCAAGCGCCGTCATGCGGCCGTTCCAGACGCTGCCGAAGGGTGCCTCGGCGGATGCGAGCAGCTGCTGCGACTGGGCGCCGCCTGACCACCAGATGATGTCCGATTTGATCGTATCGAGCTTCTTGAAGGCGCGGTCGAGGTCCAGCGGATAGAGCTTGTCGGCAGGCACGCCGTCGGCGAGCAGCGCGGCTTCGATCACGCCGGGAGCCGACCACTTGTAGAATGTGCGTTTGCCGGGGAACTTCGCGGTGTCGAACAGGTCTGCCCATGTCTTCGGGCAGGCCTTGACGGCGTCGGCATTGCAGCCGATGACGAAGGAATAATAGAAGCTGCCGACCGAATAGTCGGTGACGAAGCGCGGATCGAGCTTGGATTTGTCGATGACGGAGAAGTCGAGCTTTTCGAGCTGGCCGTTCTTGCCGGCTTGGGCGGCATAATCGCCTTCGACGTCGACGACGTCCCACGTGACTTCACCGGCCTCGACCATGGCCTTGAGCTTGCCGTAGTCGGTCGGACCGTCCTGAACGACGGTGATGCCGGTCTTTTCGGTGAACGGGCTTGCCCATGCTGCCTTCTGCGCATCCTGGGTCGTTCCGCCCCAGCTCGAGAAGACCATGTTATCGGCGTGCGCCGGCGCGGAGACCGCCACGAATGCGGCAACCGCCGCGAAAGCAAATGTCGTTTTCATGTTCCCTTATCCCTGTTCTGGTTTGTCCTACGGGTATTCCTTATGTCGTCAGTGCGCCTCGCTCCGGGGAGAAAAGCTTGCCGGCTTCATAATCTTGTTTTCCGCCACCTCGATGAGGTCGCGAATCTTGGGCAGGAAGGCCTGCCACCGGGGATCGGCCATCAGCCGCTGGCGTCTCGCCTCCCTGTCATCCAGGCTGGTAAAGGCCCAGATGTGGACGATCTCGTTGATGGTGCCGATCTCCGAGAAGAA comes from Rhizobium sp. BT03 and encodes:
- a CDS encoding NIPSNAP family protein; the encoded protein is MFYEIRTYRLKNGTIPQYLKVVEEEGIEIQKSHLGTLVGYFFSEIGTINEIVHIWAFTSLDDREARRQRLMADPRWQAFLPKIRDLIEVAENKIMKPASFSPRSEAH
- a CDS encoding ABC transporter substrate-binding protein, which gives rise to MKTTFAFAAVAAFVAVSAPAHADNMVFSSWGGTTQDAQKAAWASPFTEKTGITVVQDGPTDYGKLKAMVEAGEVTWDVVDVEGDYAAQAGKNGQLEKLDFSVIDKSKLDPRFVTDYSVGSFYYSFVIGCNADAVKACPKTWADLFDTAKFPGKRTFYKWSAPGVIEAALLADGVPADKLYPLDLDRAFKKLDTIKSDIIWWSGGAQSQQLLASAEAPFGSVWNGRMTALAATGIKVETSWEQNITAADALVVPKGSPNVEAAMKFIALATSAEPQAALAKTTGYAPINVDSAKLMDPETAKTLPDQQTASQVNADMGYWADNRDAIGEKWYAWQAK
- a CDS encoding ABC transporter permease, with translation MSTFSDASGVVAPLPKIRRPTGFSGVVPALAFVGIFFVVPVAILLLRSVLEPVPGLGNYAQLIGSSTYLKIFANTFIVSGLVTVISLAIGFPVAWALAIMPGRLTSVIFAILLLSMWTNLLARTYAWMVLLQRTGLINKMLMGMGLIDQPLALVNNLTGVTIGMTYIMLPFIILPLYGVIKKIDPSTLQAAALCGANRWQCLTRVLLPLAMPGMAAGALMVFVMSLGYFVTPSLLGGTANMMLAELIAQFVQSLVNWGMGGAAALVLLVVTLSLYAVQLRFFGNQNPGGR